TATGACATATTTTGGGTCTCCAACAGCGTATGACAAGTATTTTCCTGTAGAACCGCCTGCTGAAACAGCTCCAATACACAGCCAGTCAACCAAAATATCTTCATTGCCGGTGAAAGTTGCCTGAACAGGATCTCCTTTTAAAATGAGATCAAATATCCTTTTATCGGGAACTGTTCCTGTGATGTATTCTTTTGTAACGAAGGTTACAGAAACACCTGTCCAGGACTCGCCGTTCCAGATTCGCTCAGTTTTTATCTCAATTGTATTTTCATCCGGATTTATTTTTTCAACAATGCCTGCAATAGTTGTTGTATCTGATTCTGCCGCCGCCGGTAAAACTGCGGTTGTCAGCATAAAGACTCCCAGCAGAAAAATCATCATGTACCTGTCTTTTAAAACTCGTTTTACTTTCATTTCATTCACACTCCTCTTTTAATCGGACCCGTTTTTTAAAGAGTCTTTTATTTGAATTAAATAATCTATTATCATTAGATTTGATATATAAAAAGTACTGTAAATAATGAAAGCGCCTGAAAAGATGTTTGGTGTAAATTTTATTTTTGAATTTTATCCATAATTTCATTTTGTTTATTTATTAAATTCATCTTCTATTTTATTTATGAAAGATTTTGTTTAGTTTAGTTATGGATTTTATCTAATAATTTTCTTTATTATGATTAAGGATTTTATTTAATTTTTGACTGCATTTTTAAGGCTTAATACCACTTCCCGCCCGGCATCTTCTGCTTCTTTTAATTTATCCGGTCTTTGCTCAATCGTGCCGAAGTTATCCATTCCTTCTGCAGTGATATTTGTTGTGTATTCATATCCTGCATCGTTGAAAAACGCTCTTACAACAGGAAATGCAGCATCAAAGACATCTTTTCTGTTCATACCGGCGGTTGATACAAAAACTCCCTTATGGGTCTTTAGGTGCTCCTCATCAAATGAGAGATTTTTCAGCACAAATTTTCTTGCCCACATATACTGTCCTCTGTCGATGAATGCCTTCATCTCGGCAGTAATTGTCATAGAATAAATCGGGGATGCCAGAACAAGAACGTCTGCTTCTGTCACGATTCTGTTAAGAAGTATTTTTAGATCATCGTTTAATACGCACCTTCCTGTTCTGTGGCATTTATTGCATCCCTGACAGCTTGTATATAAAAGATCTTTTAACTTTATCTTCTCAGTTTCTGCTCCTTCTTTCTCTGCTCCTCTAAGAAAGCTTTCAAGGAGCTTTTCTGTATTCCCATGAGTCTTCGGGCTTGCTGTAATTCCTATTACTTTAACCATTTTTATTTCACCTTTAAATCCCTGATTTTTAAAATTGCATCTTTTCCTAATTTTTCCGCTAAAATCTTTGCATCAGAGTGCTTTTTTATTTCACCTTTTTTATCAACACTGTTAATCATGAGATATTCTGTGTTCTTTTCAGTGATTTCACAGAGATGAAAAAAGCATTTTACAACCGGAATTGCGGCATCGAAAACAGTGTCCCAGTCCTGTCCTGCTGTTGATAAAAAAATCCCCATTCTTTTTCCTTTATTTTCCGGAGGGACAACGGGCTTTTTAAGTACATATTTAATCGAGCGAAAAACCTGCATCCTGTCTATTAAGGCTTTTGCCTGCGAACAAACACTCATACAGTAAATCGGCGCTGATAAAACAACAATGTCAGCCTCTTTTATTTTTTCAAGAAGTGCGGGCATGTCGTCTTTTATTACACAAACTCCTTTTTTTTCGCAGGCATTGCATCCGCGGCATGGTTTTACGTCATAATCAGACAAAGCTATTTTTTCAGTTATTACATCTGATTCATTTGACATTGCTTCTAAAAGAAACTCCAACAGGTCCTCAGAATTTCCATGCCGTCTTGGACTTGTTGCAAATCCGAGAACTTTTATTTTCATAACCAGTTTGCTAATTAGTAAATATTAATATAAATACATTGATGAGTAGTGATATTTCATTTTCAAATGTGTTTTGGCATGTAAAAATCAAATAATCCTAAAAAAATTTTATGCAATAATAATTTTTTTCCGTTATGAAAGTCAAAATTCTGACACTGATAAAAACTGGGGAAATAACTGATGAATCGAAATAAAATTGAGGAAAATAAGGCATTGTCTAAAAAAACAGAAAATTCAGAAAACTCAAATCATAAACCTTCAGAAAATGTCCTGGAAAAGACTCCCGAAAATATCCCAGAGAGTAATTTCAAATGCCCTTTCTGCAGTCCTGACCCGGCATCAGTCATTGCTGAGTCAGAATTATGTTATGCAAAAAAAGATGATTTTCCGGTTCTTCCAGGTCATGTTCTGGTAATTCCAAAGAGACATTTTTCATATTATTTTGATGCAGAAAAATCCGAGCGTGATTCAATGTGGGATATGGTATCTTTATGCAGGGAAATTTTGGATAAAGAATACTCTCCTGACGGCTATAACATAATCATCAATGCCGGAGATGCCGCATGGCAGAAAGTGATGCATATGCACATCCACATAATTCCACGCATGTCTGGTGAAAAAGCACCGGAAAAACTTCAGATGTATAAAGTCTGAAATTAGCAGATATCTGTGAAGTCTGAAGGGCAAACAAAATCTAAAGCATAAAAAAAATCATTTGTTTACATGAAATATAATTTCATGAACGTTTTTCATGAAAATGCCTATGAAAAACGATTTTTTTTTTGGTATTTTTTTTGGTATTTTTTTTTCAATTTTTTTTGTAACTAAACCTTTTTAAAGCAGAGATACCAGTCCTTGCATTCGTAGCCCTGTGAAAGCCTCTCATAAGATTCTTTCTGGGTTGCAGGTGCAGGAACAATTACCTTGTCGCCCGGCTGCCAGTTTGCAGGTGTTGCAACATGGTGCTCATCGCTTGTCTGGAATGCCTTTAAAATTCTTACAATCTCAGGCATGTATCTTCCGTTTGAGAGCGGATAATAAATCATTGCCCTCATCTTACCTTCAGGATCGATGAAAAATACCGCACGGACTGCCGCAGTTGAACTCTGTGCCTCATGAATCATTCCATAGAGTTTTGCGACATTCATGCTCAAATCTGCAATTATCGGGAATTTTATATCGACACCCATCTTTTCTTTTATGTTTCTGACCCATGCAATGTGAGAGTGAACGCTGTCAATCGAAAGTCCGATTAACTGAGTGTTTAATGCTACAAGTTCATCATATATCTCTGCAAAGGCCATGAACTCTGTTGTACACACCGGCGTAAAGTCTGCCGGGTGTGAGAATAAAACAACCCATTTTCCTTTGTAATCTGAAAGTTTGATTGGACCCTGACTGGTTACTGCCTCAAAATCAGGTGCAGGCTCACCTATGATTGGCATTGAGCGTATTTCTGCACATTCACAATATTCCATATCCATACACATTTCCCTTCCCTCTGTCAAATTTTAGATTTATTTATAAGCTTCCTCAAGCTTTGTTTTGCCGTATACATACGCAGGCATTCCTGCAAGGAGGAATGCGACTCGAAGACCTTCATCTATCTCTTCTTTTTTGACACCGAGATTTTTTGCACCGGCAATCTGTGCATAGACAGCATGCTCGTCACGTAGTGCCGCGGCAATTGCGATTGCAATTATCTTTTTCTGCTGTCTTGTAAGTGCTCCGTCATCCCATACAAGATGGTCAAATGCAAGAATTTTCTCATGCATCAGAGGATCTGTTTTTTCAAGCTCTTTGAAAATAACAGGCACTTTTCCAATCTTTTTTCCAAGTTCATCCATACTTCCTTCACACATTTTTTGATCACTCCGTTTCAAGAACCATAGGCTCGCCGCAACATACAAGTTCGCCGCCGCCGGCCTCTTTTACTTCAACTACATTCCCACAAATTTCGCAGACAAAAATTTCGCCTTCCTGACTTACATTCGTCATCAATATACCCCCTGTTTTAAAGTAAGATTTTATTTATCTTTTTGGAGGATTTTTTGCATCTTCCGGTGTTTTGATGTCTGTTCTTATATGAGTGATGGGGAAGCAGTTGTACATTTCGCATGCACAAGCCGGACATTTTCGTAAATCCTGCTGGGAATCGTTTATTTCGTACTCAAGACCGCAGTCTACACAAACGTACTTACCTTTGCCGACTTTGTCTCCGGCTTTAACTTGTTTTGGTGTTTCACTCATCGTTCTCACCTTAGACTTTCATTAGGCTGTATCTATTTATTTGTTTTGACCCTGTCAGTTTTATAGTATAATTATACGATTGGATTGTCAGATCAAAAAAATCGGGTTAATTATAAATTCTTCAAGATTCTGATAAAAATAATTATGACCTGTCAGATTATTGCACTTATGGGAAGTCCGATTCCGGATGGAAATTGTGGGAAACTTTTAGAAAAAGCAATTTCCGGTGCGAAAGACGCCGGATGCAATGTTGTAAGGGTTGATGTTCCCTCTCTTAAATTTTCACCCTGTATGGAGCATTTTTACTGTGAAAAAAATGAGGGCTGTATGATAAATGATGACTTTTCACCGTTTTTAAAGCGATTTAAAGGGGCTGACGGCTTTATTGTAGCAATGCCTGTAATGACAATGGGAGTTCCCGGTGCACTGAAATCATTTATGGACAGATTTCAGGTATATTTTATGGCAAAATATGTGCGCCATATGCCTGTCATTACAAAGGAGCAGAAAAAATGGAGAAAGACACTTCTTCTTTCGATTGGCGGGATGAATATTCCAAACGATTTTGATGGAATAAAGCTTACAATGGATGCATTTTGTGATATAATTGACGCTCCGCTTTATGGTGAGGTTCTTCAAAATGATATGGATAATATTAAGGATATAACAACACGTCCTGAAGTTTTGCAGGCGGCATATGATACAGCCTTTGAGATGTGCTCTGCAATAATAACCGACAAGGATAAATATCAGCCTTTGAATGAATAAAAAAGTCTAAATCCTTTTTATTTAAAATCTATGTCTTAAATAAGCCCTCTTTTTTTAAAGCTTACATATCCTCTGTTTGCAACAATCAGATGATCCAAAACTTCTATTCCAAGAATTCCACCGGCCTCGCAGAGTCTTTTTGTAACATCTATATCCTGTGATGAGGGCTCAGGATTGCCTGAAGGGTGGTTGTGAACAAGAATCACTGAAGCACATCTGTCAGTTATTGCATCGGCAAATACTTCCCTTGGATGAACCGGACTGTGATTTAAAAGTCCTACAGTTATGATTCTGTCTTTGATTATTTCTCCGGCGCCGTTTAATGTCATACAGATGAAATATTCCTGCGTTTTTCCTTTAAGGTAGTTAACGGCTGGAAGCACATCTTCAGGGCATGTCACTTTGATTATCTTTTCATCAGAGTAACGGCGGAAAAGTTCAAATGCGGCAACAATCTGTGATGCTTTTGAAAGACCCATTCCGCCGATGTTTAAAAGATCCTGCAAGTCCGGTTTTCCATCGGTTTCGTCAAGTACTTTTTCAATGTCTGATGCTATTGCATTGACATCTCTTCCGGGAATGCCGCGTCCGATTATAGCGGCAATAAGTTCCCGGTTTTTAAGACTTTGCGGGCCAAGCCTTGAAATCTTCTCACGGGGTCTGTCCTGTTCGAGTGTGTCTTTTATTGTTTTTATTCTTGGCATTATCTACCCCGGATTCTCTGAAATTCTGATATCTTCTCTATTATTATTAGTTTTAACGATTTTATCCTCCGGGATTTAATAAAAGCTGTAAGAATTGTTAATGTATTGTCCTGTGTATGATTTTAAACAAGGTATTTTTATGGCTTTAAAGCTATCAAATCAATCTGAAATACGCCTGATTGAGACGATAAGAAAAATCAGTATATTCAGTGAAACCTATATTCTTCGACATTTAACGAAAAGTTATTCGACCGTAAACTATATAATTCTTAATGATTAATAGTGTAAAAACCACTATGCGGTTATGAGGGAGCAAACAATGAATGAAGAAAAAGTAAACCTTAAGGCCCCGGTGTATATCCCTGATTCCTCATACCGTGATTACAGATGGATGGGGGATTATGAGACGGTATACCGGGAGTCTGTAGAAAACCCTGAAAAGTTCTGGGAAGACATAGCAGGAGAGCTTGAATGGGATAAAAAATGGGATAATGTTCTGGAATGGGATTATCCCGATGCCAGATGGTTTTCAGGAGCAAAATTAAACATTACGGCAAATTGTCTTGACAGGCATGTAAACAACAGTAGAAAAAACAAAGTAGCCATTATCTGGAGAGGAGATGACGGGTGTGAAAGGGTTTTTACATATCGTCAGCTTTTCCGGGAGGTAATGCGGTTTGCAAACGGTTTAAAAAAGCTTGGTATAAAAAAAGGAGATCGTATCTGCTTTTATATGCCGTTTGTTCCTGAGCACATAATTGCAATTCTTGCCTGTGCAAGAATAGGTGCTGTTCATACAATTGTTTACGCCGGATTTGGATCTGATTCCCTGCATCAGAGAATTGTTGATTCCGAGGCAAAACTGGTGATAACAGCCGATGTCAGCATCAGACGCGGTAAAAGAATCGATTTAAAAAGCATTGTTGATGAGGCAATAGTAAATGCGCCGTCTGTTGAGCGTATTATTGTTTACAGACGAACAAAGCCTGAAATCGAACTTTACGCCGAGATGGAGCTTGACTATTACTCCCTGATAAAAGGTGAGAGCTTTCACTGCGATCC
The genomic region above belongs to Methanomicrobium antiquum and contains:
- a CDS encoding desulfoferrodoxin FeS4 iron-binding domain-containing protein, which codes for MTNVSQEGEIFVCEICGNVVEVKEAGGGELVCCGEPMVLETE
- a CDS encoding flavodoxin family protein, whose product is MVKVIGITASPKTHGNTEKLLESFLRGAEKEGAETEKIKLKDLLYTSCQGCNKCHRTGRCVLNDDLKILLNRIVTEADVLVLASPIYSMTITAEMKAFIDRGQYMWARKFVLKNLSFDEEHLKTHKGVFVSTAGMNRKDVFDAAFPVVRAFFNDAGYEYTTNITAEGMDNFGTIEQRPDKLKEAEDAGREVVLSLKNAVKN
- a CDS encoding HIT family protein → MNRNKIEENKALSKKTENSENSNHKPSENVLEKTPENIPESNFKCPFCSPDPASVIAESELCYAKKDDFPVLPGHVLVIPKRHFSYYFDAEKSERDSMWDMVSLCREILDKEYSPDGYNIIINAGDAAWQKVMHMHIHIIPRMSGEKAPEKLQMYKV
- a CDS encoding carboxymuconolactone decarboxylase family protein, coding for MCEGSMDELGKKIGKVPVIFKELEKTDPLMHEKILAFDHLVWDDGALTRQQKKIIAIAIAAALRDEHAVYAQIAGAKNLGVKKEEIDEGLRVAFLLAGMPAYVYGKTKLEEAYK
- the radC gene encoding RadC family protein; the protein is MPRIKTIKDTLEQDRPREKISRLGPQSLKNRELIAAIIGRGIPGRDVNAIASDIEKVLDETDGKPDLQDLLNIGGMGLSKASQIVAAFELFRRYSDEKIIKVTCPEDVLPAVNYLKGKTQEYFICMTLNGAGEIIKDRIITVGLLNHSPVHPREVFADAITDRCASVILVHNHPSGNPEPSSQDIDVTKRLCEAGGILGIEVLDHLIVANRGYVSFKKRGLI
- a CDS encoding peroxiredoxin encodes the protein MCMDMEYCECAEIRSMPIIGEPAPDFEAVTSQGPIKLSDYKGKWVVLFSHPADFTPVCTTEFMAFAEIYDELVALNTQLIGLSIDSVHSHIAWVRNIKEKMGVDIKFPIIADLSMNVAKLYGMIHEAQSSTAAVRAVFFIDPEGKMRAMIYYPLSNGRYMPEIVRILKAFQTSDEHHVATPANWQPGDKVIVPAPATQKESYERLSQGYECKDWYLCFKKV
- a CDS encoding flavodoxin family protein, which gives rise to MKIKVLGFATSPRRHGNSEDLLEFLLEAMSNESDVITEKIALSDYDVKPCRGCNACEKKGVCVIKDDMPALLEKIKEADIVVLSAPIYCMSVCSQAKALIDRMQVFRSIKYVLKKPVVPPENKGKRMGIFLSTAGQDWDTVFDAAIPVVKCFFHLCEITEKNTEYLMINSVDKKGEIKKHSDAKILAEKLGKDAILKIRDLKVK
- a CDS encoding flavodoxin family protein, whose amino-acid sequence is MTCQIIALMGSPIPDGNCGKLLEKAISGAKDAGCNVVRVDVPSLKFSPCMEHFYCEKNEGCMINDDFSPFLKRFKGADGFIVAMPVMTMGVPGALKSFMDRFQVYFMAKYVRHMPVITKEQKKWRKTLLLSIGGMNIPNDFDGIKLTMDAFCDIIDAPLYGEVLQNDMDNIKDITTRPEVLQAAYDTAFEMCSAIITDKDKYQPLNE